One Corvus moneduloides isolate bCorMon1 chromosome 24, bCorMon1.pri, whole genome shotgun sequence DNA segment encodes these proteins:
- the LOC116455452 gene encoding pollen-specific leucine-rich repeat extensin-like protein 1, which produces MPLQTEILREVWAADSPSEEPGSPQQHKPKQKLKKKRQEPGLEPEAKPRRPRVKKPSEAGAAEEPPAPAQGVKKVRKKKEEKGEEESDKDPSSKLTKEPRKKKESPAPRSHVAKGPKKPQEPAEDEGR; this is translated from the exons ATGCCGCTGCAGACGGAGATCCTGCGCGAGGTCTGGGCTGCCGACAG ccccagtgaGGAGCCGGGGagcccccagcagcacaagCCCAAACAG aagctgaagaagaagaggcaggagcctgggctggagCCCGAGGCCAAACCACGGCGGCCACGGGTGAAGAAGCCGAGCGAGGCGGGGGCTGCAGAGGagccccctgccccagcacagg GGGTGAAGAaggtgaggaagaagaaggaggagaagggggaggaggagagcgaCAAGGACCCCTCCTCCAAACTCACCAAGGAGCCTcggaagaagaaggaaagccCAGCTCCCCGCTCCCACGTGGCCAAGGGCCCCAAGAAGCCACAAG AACCGGCTGAGGATGagggaagatga